In Pseudodesulfovibrio hydrargyri, a single window of DNA contains:
- a CDS encoding UvrD-helicase domain-containing protein: MERFTADLHIHSRFSRATSKKLTIRNLAAWGRLKGLSVLGTGDFTHPEWLSEIEEQLEDNGKGLFTLREPDGLEREIPAFDGEIPGRTRFMLQTEISSIYKRGGKVRKVHNLVFMPNLDAVRRFNERLGQVGNLASDGRPILGLDSRDLMDLVLDTHSQAFLVPAHIWTPWFSLFGSKSGFDSIRECFGDYADEIFAMETGLSSDPEMNWTWSELDRIRLISNSDAHSGEKLGREANLFRGEISYEGIYRALRGEGLGHKFLGTVEFFPEEGKYHMDGHRKCGVSMDPHETIARDGICPVCGKPVTVGVYNRVLELADREEPVQPAGAPGFVSLIPLKEILSEVLGVGTGSKKVDHLYMQLIREFGNELDVLQRVPAEDLSRFSCHLAEGITRMRDGQVIRKAGFDGEFGVISVFSEKERAEIKNGATLIHIPRPEVRPDPGMTATCKAVSRPKVEAVPLAYNDAQQAAIDAGPGPVLVLAGPGTGKTQTLMGRVERLMDEGVNPKRILALTFTRRAAQEMRDRLHALRGEKADMPQAGTLHSLCFDYWKHAYSETPIVVPEGAAKKLFAEVNPEFAGKNLDHYWNKYILAREQLAGLPDDLAEAHISYGNQKNHWDLVDYTDLLEFMLEQSGAPTFHMPYTHVLVDEVQDLTPLQLAVVRGIAGQSGEGLFCIGDPKQSIYGFRGAVSDVEEHLKGVWPNIELVTLIDNYRSGQTILDGAGNLFPESPRLIARKDLDATMHLFEAPDSMREATWISDKIKGLIGATSHSIVDGEGGGELAPGDIAVLVRFKALIPVIEKALKRAGVPVSTPELEGFWQEPRVASILRAAEQFLGMTLSGVEDTIEIPDHILAKGPVGLAAFLSETPPFDQFFWESRQFKELKKEFDRRGGWQGLVNWVSLQTELELVRRTAEKVQIMTLHASKGLEFEAVFMPACEEGILPFAGMDLLTAKVTLTPGRSQRFAEERRLTFVGMTRARRNLYLSHAKSRQLYGKTLTLPRSRYLREIPEALLTKSTLAARKVTKEKQLGLLD; encoded by the coding sequence ATGGAAAGATTCACCGCCGACCTGCACATCCACTCCCGTTTTTCGCGTGCCACCAGCAAGAAACTGACCATCCGGAACCTGGCCGCATGGGGCCGCCTGAAGGGGCTTTCCGTGCTCGGCACGGGCGACTTCACCCACCCGGAGTGGCTGTCGGAGATCGAGGAGCAGCTGGAGGACAACGGCAAGGGATTGTTCACCCTGCGGGAGCCCGATGGGCTGGAAAGGGAAATCCCGGCCTTTGACGGCGAAATCCCCGGCCGCACCCGGTTCATGCTCCAGACCGAGATCAGTTCCATCTACAAGCGCGGCGGCAAGGTCCGCAAGGTCCACAACCTGGTCTTCATGCCCAACCTGGACGCGGTCAGACGGTTCAACGAGCGGCTCGGCCAGGTGGGCAACCTGGCCTCGGACGGCCGCCCCATCCTCGGCCTGGACTCCCGCGACCTCATGGACCTGGTCCTGGACACCCACTCCCAGGCCTTCCTGGTCCCGGCGCACATCTGGACCCCCTGGTTCTCCCTGTTCGGCTCCAAGTCCGGCTTCGACTCCATCCGCGAGTGCTTCGGCGACTACGCGGACGAAATCTTCGCCATGGAGACCGGGCTGTCGTCCGACCCGGAGATGAACTGGACCTGGTCCGAGCTGGACCGCATCCGGCTGATCTCCAACTCCGACGCCCACTCCGGCGAGAAGCTCGGCCGCGAGGCCAACCTGTTCCGGGGCGAGATTTCCTACGAGGGCATCTACCGGGCCCTGCGCGGCGAGGGACTGGGTCACAAATTTCTCGGCACCGTCGAGTTCTTCCCCGAGGAGGGCAAGTACCACATGGACGGGCACCGCAAGTGCGGCGTGTCCATGGATCCCCACGAGACCATCGCCCGGGACGGCATCTGCCCGGTCTGCGGCAAGCCAGTGACCGTGGGCGTGTACAACCGCGTCCTGGAGCTGGCCGACCGCGAGGAGCCTGTCCAGCCCGCGGGCGCGCCCGGCTTCGTCTCGCTCATCCCGCTCAAGGAGATTCTCTCCGAGGTGCTCGGCGTGGGCACGGGCTCCAAGAAGGTCGACCACCTGTACATGCAGCTCATCCGCGAGTTCGGCAACGAGCTGGACGTGCTCCAGCGGGTGCCCGCCGAAGACCTGAGCCGCTTTTCCTGCCACCTGGCCGAGGGCATCACCCGCATGCGCGACGGCCAGGTCATCCGCAAGGCCGGGTTCGACGGCGAGTTCGGGGTCATCTCGGTCTTTTCGGAAAAGGAGCGCGCCGAGATCAAGAACGGGGCCACGCTCATCCACATTCCCCGGCCCGAAGTCAGGCCCGATCCAGGCATGACCGCGACCTGCAAGGCCGTGTCCCGGCCCAAGGTCGAAGCCGTGCCCCTGGCCTACAACGACGCCCAACAGGCGGCCATAGACGCGGGCCCGGGCCCGGTGCTCGTCCTGGCGGGCCCCGGCACCGGCAAGACCCAGACCCTCATGGGCAGGGTGGAACGGCTCATGGACGAGGGGGTCAACCCCAAGCGCATCCTGGCCCTGACCTTCACCCGCCGGGCCGCCCAGGAGATGCGCGACCGGCTGCACGCCCTGCGCGGCGAGAAGGCCGACATGCCCCAGGCCGGGACGCTCCACTCCCTGTGCTTCGACTACTGGAAGCACGCCTATTCCGAGACGCCCATCGTGGTCCCCGAGGGAGCGGCCAAGAAACTTTTCGCCGAGGTCAACCCGGAGTTTGCGGGCAAGAACCTGGACCACTACTGGAACAAGTACATCCTGGCCCGCGAGCAACTGGCCGGCCTGCCCGACGACCTGGCCGAGGCGCACATCAGCTACGGCAACCAGAAGAACCACTGGGACCTGGTGGACTACACCGACCTTTTGGAATTCATGCTCGAACAAAGCGGCGCGCCGACCTTCCACATGCCCTACACCCACGTCCTGGTGGACGAGGTCCAGGACCTCACCCCCCTGCAACTGGCCGTGGTCCGGGGCATCGCCGGACAGTCCGGCGAGGGGCTGTTCTGCATCGGCGACCCCAAGCAGTCCATCTACGGGTTCCGTGGGGCCGTAAGCGATGTGGAGGAGCACCTCAAGGGGGTCTGGCCGAACATCGAGCTGGTCACCCTGATCGACAACTACCGCTCGGGCCAGACCATCCTGGACGGGGCGGGCAATCTTTTTCCCGAGTCCCCGCGTCTGATCGCGCGCAAGGACCTGGACGCGACCATGCACCTGTTCGAGGCCCCGGACTCCATGCGCGAGGCCACCTGGATCAGCGACAAGATCAAGGGGCTCATCGGGGCCACCAGCCACTCCATCGTGGACGGCGAGGGCGGCGGCGAACTGGCCCCCGGCGACATCGCGGTGCTGGTCCGCTTCAAGGCGCTCATCCCGGTCATCGAAAAGGCCCTCAAGCGCGCGGGCGTGCCGGTCTCAACACCGGAGCTGGAGGGGTTCTGGCAGGAGCCCCGCGTGGCCTCCATCCTCAGGGCCGCCGAGCAGTTCCTGGGCATGACCCTGTCCGGCGTGGAGGACACCATCGAAATCCCGGACCACATCCTGGCCAAGGGCCCGGTGGGGCTGGCGGCCTTCCTCAGCGAGACCCCGCCGTTCGACCAGTTTTTCTGGGAAAGCCGCCAGTTCAAGGAGCTCAAGAAGGAGTTCGACCGGCGCGGCGGCTGGCAGGGGCTGGTCAACTGGGTGTCGCTCCAGACCGAGCTCGAACTGGTACGCCGGACCGCCGAGAAGGTCCAGATCATGACCCTGCACGCCTCCAAGGGGCTGGAATTCGAGGCCGTCTTCATGCCCGCCTGCGAGGAGGGCATCCTGCCGTTCGCGGGCATGGACCTGCTCACCGCCAAGGTCACCCTGACCCCGGGCCGGAGCCAGAGGTTCGCCGAGGAGCGCCGCCTGACCTTCGTGGGCATGACCCGCGCCCGGCGCAACCTCTATCTCAGCCACGCCAAGAGCAGGCAGCTCTACGGCAAGACCCTGACCCTGCCGAGGTCGCGCTACCTGCGGGAAATCCCGGAAGCACTCCTGACCAAGTCAACCCTGGCCGCCCGCAAGGTGACCAAGGAAAAGCAACTCGGCCTGCTCGATTAG
- the cbiR gene encoding cobamide remodeling phosphodiesterase CbiR produces MSTKPAGSHPRPGSNRANSAHSVPLSVRDVEEKWGVRFPFPLAAPSAVLPTGLAGNALFLADHFPEIAVLFFETEACLAYTDEDLPPSLADLPCSWHVHMPLDLPWRAGFETVWQKIDGLLDKIAPVSPWAYVLHPPDGPDMLLPLAARLRDKGVDPARFLIENVSGGSLTTIWEEIVEGGFSACLDIGHIQAYDQRDVLGLPGLWDRVRMLHVYGAERDRRHWPLNELDPVGQVLLRTLLERASDFTVTLEVFGRSGLFDSLDLFGEWLARWEKEK; encoded by the coding sequence ATGTCAACGAAACCGGCGGGTTCCCACCCCCGGCCCGGCTCGAACCGGGCAAATAGTGCGCACTCCGTCCCCCTGTCCGTACGGGACGTGGAGGAAAAATGGGGCGTCCGCTTCCCCTTCCCCCTGGCCGCGCCCTCGGCCGTGCTGCCCACGGGGCTGGCCGGGAACGCCCTCTTTCTGGCCGACCATTTTCCTGAAATCGCTGTCCTTTTCTTCGAGACCGAGGCCTGCCTGGCCTACACGGACGAGGACCTGCCCCCGAGTCTCGCGGACCTGCCCTGCTCCTGGCACGTGCACATGCCCCTGGACCTGCCGTGGCGGGCCGGGTTCGAGACCGTCTGGCAAAAGATTGACGGGCTGCTGGACAAGATCGCCCCGGTCTCGCCCTGGGCCTACGTGCTCCATCCGCCGGACGGACCGGACATGCTCCTTCCCCTGGCGGCGAGATTGCGCGACAAGGGCGTGGACCCGGCCCGCTTCCTGATCGAGAACGTCAGCGGCGGCAGCCTGACCACGATCTGGGAAGAGATCGTGGAGGGCGGCTTTTCCGCCTGCCTGGACATCGGGCACATCCAGGCCTACGACCAACGCGACGTGCTCGGGCTGCCCGGCCTGTGGGATCGGGTGCGCATGCTCCACGTGTACGGGGCCGAGCGGGACCGACGCCACTGGCCGCTAAACGAGCTGGACCCGGTGGGCCAGGTGCTGCTTCGGACCCTGCTTGAGCGGGCGTCGGACTTCACCGTGACCCTGGAGGTCTTCGGGCGGAGCGGGCTGTTCGACTCCCTGGACCTGTTCGGCGAGTGGCTCGCCAGGTGGGAGAAAGAAAAATGA
- a CDS encoding bifunctional adenosylcobinamide kinase/adenosylcobinamide-phosphate guanylyltransferase, translated as MITLVLGGNKSGKSDFALDLLARSASPGLFVATGKARDMEFRDQIRRHRQSRGPDIEVAEVAEGLPQRLQKAKLSFPAVLVDSLDYWLFACREAGCEPVKVEEFLKVLDDWGSTDLILVSCETGLGPLPAGSAVRAFVRSLGALNQAVAVRADQAFLVAAGLPLTLKQG; from the coding sequence ATGATCACATTGGTGCTCGGCGGCAACAAATCCGGAAAATCCGATTTCGCGCTGGATTTGCTGGCCCGATCGGCCTCTCCGGGCCTGTTCGTGGCCACGGGCAAGGCCCGGGACATGGAATTTCGCGACCAGATCCGGCGCCACCGCCAAAGCCGGGGACCGGATATCGAAGTGGCGGAAGTGGCCGAGGGCTTGCCTCAAAGGCTCCAAAAGGCTAAATTGTCGTTTCCGGCCGTGCTGGTGGATAGCCTCGACTACTGGTTGTTCGCCTGCCGCGAGGCCGGTTGCGAGCCGGTTAAGGTTGAGGAGTTCCTGAAAGTTCTCGACGACTGGGGCTCCACGGATTTGATACTCGTCTCTTGTGAGACCGGGCTTGGGCCTCTGCCTGCGGGCAGCGCGGTCCGGGCCTTCGTGCGGAGCCTCGGCGCGCTCAACCAAGCTGTCGCCGTGCGGGCCGACCAGGCGTTCCTGGTGGCGGCCGGGCTGCCGTTAACCCTGAAACAGGGATAG
- a CDS encoding DHH family phosphoesterase, translating into MALFRQLDEQVEQLLSLFNKEDNWLILINADPDALGSALALKRIMTRRVNAAAIAQINEIKRPDNLSMIRYCRIPTQKLIPNLAAQYDKFALVDSQPHHNPEFKQFDFSVVIDHHPIVQDNLVQADYVDIRPKYGAVCTMMTEYLYNMKIRPPKLLATALMYGIRCDTKTFEREFIDADMAAFKYLSKFADSKLMNRISRSEFHLDWMRYFSRAFYNLRRIGHGLFAHCGNVDNPDILVIVADFFTRVHNVAWVVVSGTADDKLVCIFRGDGLRRDMGTMAQKIMNGLGSAGGHKQAARAEVALAELDGVDPEIFMLKRLGHGRKSSIHRI; encoded by the coding sequence GTGGCACTATTTCGACAACTTGACGAACAGGTGGAGCAGCTGCTCAGCCTGTTCAACAAGGAAGACAACTGGCTGATCCTCATCAACGCCGACCCGGACGCCCTGGGCTCGGCCCTGGCCCTGAAACGGATCATGACCCGGCGCGTGAACGCCGCGGCCATTGCGCAGATCAACGAAATCAAGCGGCCGGACAACCTGTCCATGATCCGCTACTGCCGCATCCCCACCCAGAAGCTCATCCCGAACCTCGCGGCCCAGTATGACAAGTTCGCCCTGGTGGACTCCCAGCCGCACCACAACCCCGAGTTCAAGCAGTTCGATTTCTCGGTGGTCATCGACCACCACCCGATCGTGCAGGATAACCTGGTCCAGGCCGACTACGTGGACATCCGGCCCAAGTACGGCGCGGTCTGCACCATGATGACCGAGTACCTGTACAACATGAAGATCCGCCCGCCCAAACTGCTGGCCACGGCCCTCATGTACGGCATCCGCTGCGACACCAAGACGTTCGAGCGCGAATTCATCGACGCGGACATGGCCGCCTTCAAGTATCTGAGCAAATTCGCGGACTCCAAGCTGATGAACCGCATCAGCCGCAGCGAGTTCCACCTGGACTGGATGCGCTACTTCTCGCGCGCCTTCTACAACCTGCGGCGCATCGGCCACGGGCTGTTCGCACACTGCGGCAACGTGGACAACCCGGACATCCTGGTCATCGTGGCCGACTTCTTCACCCGGGTGCACAACGTGGCCTGGGTGGTGGTCTCGGGCACGGCCGACGACAAGCTGGTCTGCATCTTCCGGGGCGACGGCCTGCGCCGCGACATGGGCACCATGGCCCAGAAGATCATGAACGGGCTCGGCTCGGCGGGCGGGCACAAACAGGCGGCCCGGGCCGAGGTGGCGCTGGCCGAACTGGACGGCGTGGACCCGGAAATCTTCATGCTCAAACGCCTGGGACACGGCCGCAAATCCTCCATCCACAGAATCTAA
- the polA gene encoding DNA polymerase I translates to MSLKERLNFDKDPVYLIDGTALLYRAFYARADLSRSDGFPTNAINTVMRVLMNLLKDENPNHVGFLMDGKGPTFRNALYGEYKANRPAMPEPLRDQVEPVRRGVELLGVKLLVSEGVEADDCICSLAGRYKADRPVIILATDKDIKQCLDDQVVMVSQMGRKETIHTLDSFREAEGMEPATWPDFQAVIGDSADNIPGVPGVGPVTARKLFAATGPTLEEVRDNLDKVPEKLRAKVEPEMDNVFTYRELTRMKTDSCDQDLDFFKLRQPDLAALDAFFEEYELRGLQRLLPRGTGAAQAAQAPLAETVRKAAKAAPAVEAKQFSLFGEAPADEKAEEPMDVNVAETVDSLPDLGGEDVGLTFEDEAFFIGVNGQEYRYAGPARELVRKIEHASVIATPSVQDLLRADEAWGHILSGQWFDLSLAAYLLDPEARNYTWARLRQSMFQDGRAEFADAARDLHPQSQGLAALAYMASVRGQVEGAHLNALMRELEIPLIPVLVGMERAGIAIDDAAFQAFLDEVNGQLDELTRTIIKHAGEEFNIRSSQQLAVVLFDRLGIKAGSKTSTGLRSTANQVLEKIRDQHPIVDAVLEFRMLEKLRSTYLEPLPKMVGEDGRLHTHFNQLATATGRLSSSQPNLQNIPIRGVHGPRMRACFNAQDGNRLAAADYSQVELRVLAHFSKDPALIDAFRHDEDIHARTAALIHEKDIADVTDGERRGAKTINFGLIYGMGVQKLARELKIKQTEAQEFTDKYFEKMATLKAYYDTIVEDALKHGFVTTLAGRRRLLPELHSRNNQLSSQARRQAVNTVIQGSAADIIKMAMVQAHKDKTLKELNARLILQVHDELIIEAPEANIEAAGARLMEIMQNVAKLDVPLKVDMGVGKNWAEAH, encoded by the coding sequence ATGTCGTTAAAAGAACGCCTCAATTTCGATAAGGACCCGGTGTACCTGATCGACGGGACCGCCCTGCTCTACCGCGCCTTCTACGCCCGCGCCGACCTGTCCCGCTCGGACGGGTTCCCGACCAACGCCATCAACACGGTCATGCGCGTGCTCATGAACCTGCTCAAGGACGAGAACCCGAACCACGTGGGCTTTCTCATGGACGGCAAGGGGCCGACCTTCCGCAACGCGCTGTACGGCGAGTACAAGGCCAACCGCCCGGCCATGCCCGAGCCGTTGCGAGACCAGGTGGAGCCCGTGCGCCGGGGCGTGGAGCTGCTCGGCGTCAAGCTGCTGGTCTCCGAGGGCGTGGAGGCGGACGACTGCATCTGCTCCCTGGCGGGCCGCTACAAGGCGGACCGGCCGGTGATCATCCTGGCCACGGACAAGGACATCAAGCAGTGCCTGGACGACCAGGTGGTCATGGTCAGCCAGATGGGGCGCAAGGAGACCATCCACACGCTCGACTCCTTCCGCGAGGCCGAGGGCATGGAACCCGCCACCTGGCCGGACTTCCAGGCCGTGATCGGCGACTCGGCGGACAACATCCCCGGCGTCCCGGGCGTGGGCCCGGTGACCGCGCGCAAGCTGTTCGCCGCCACAGGCCCCACGCTGGAGGAGGTGCGCGACAACCTGGACAAGGTGCCCGAGAAGCTGCGCGCCAAGGTCGAGCCCGAGATGGACAACGTCTTCACCTACCGCGAACTGACGCGGATGAAGACCGACAGCTGCGACCAGGACCTGGACTTTTTCAAGCTGCGCCAGCCGGACCTGGCCGCCCTGGACGCGTTTTTCGAGGAATACGAGCTGCGCGGGTTGCAGCGGCTCCTGCCCAGGGGAACGGGCGCGGCCCAGGCCGCCCAGGCTCCGCTGGCCGAGACGGTCAGGAAGGCGGCCAAGGCCGCTCCCGCCGTGGAGGCAAAGCAGTTTTCCCTGTTCGGCGAGGCCCCGGCCGATGAAAAGGCCGAGGAGCCCATGGACGTGAACGTGGCCGAGACCGTGGACTCCCTGCCCGACCTGGGCGGCGAGGACGTGGGATTGACCTTTGAGGACGAGGCGTTCTTCATCGGCGTGAACGGCCAGGAATACCGCTATGCGGGCCCGGCCAGGGAGCTTGTGCGCAAGATCGAGCACGCCTCGGTCATCGCCACGCCGAGCGTGCAGGACCTGCTGCGCGCGGACGAGGCGTGGGGCCACATCCTGTCGGGCCAGTGGTTCGACCTCAGCCTGGCCGCCTACCTGCTCGACCCCGAGGCGCGCAACTACACCTGGGCGCGGCTGCGCCAGTCCATGTTCCAGGACGGCCGGGCCGAATTCGCGGACGCGGCCCGCGACCTGCATCCGCAGTCCCAGGGGCTGGCCGCCCTGGCCTACATGGCGTCCGTCCGGGGCCAGGTGGAGGGCGCGCACCTGAACGCGCTGATGCGCGAGCTGGAAATCCCGCTCATCCCTGTGCTGGTCGGCATGGAGCGGGCGGGCATCGCCATCGACGACGCGGCCTTCCAGGCGTTTCTGGACGAGGTCAACGGTCAGCTCGACGAGCTGACCCGGACGATCATCAAGCATGCCGGAGAGGAGTTCAACATCCGCTCCAGCCAGCAGCTGGCCGTGGTCCTGTTCGACCGCCTGGGCATCAAGGCCGGGTCCAAGACCTCCACCGGGCTGCGCTCCACGGCCAACCAGGTGCTGGAGAAAATCCGCGACCAGCATCCCATCGTGGACGCGGTGCTGGAATTCCGCATGCTCGAAAAGCTGCGCTCCACCTACCTGGAGCCCCTGCCCAAGATGGTCGGGGAGGACGGCCGCCTGCACACGCATTTCAACCAGCTGGCCACGGCCACGGGCCGACTGTCCAGCTCCCAGCCGAACCTGCAGAACATCCCCATCCGGGGGGTGCACGGCCCGAGGATGCGCGCCTGCTTCAACGCGCAGGACGGCAACCGGCTCGCCGCGGCGGACTACTCGCAGGTCGAGCTGCGCGTCCTGGCCCACTTCTCCAAGGACCCGGCGCTGATCGACGCCTTCCGCCACGACGAGGACATCCACGCGCGCACGGCCGCGCTGATCCATGAAAAGGACATCGCGGACGTGACCGACGGCGAGCGGCGCGGGGCCAAGACCATCAACTTCGGCCTGATCTACGGCATGGGCGTGCAGAAGCTGGCCCGCGAGCTGAAGATCAAGCAGACCGAGGCCCAGGAGTTCACGGACAAATACTTCGAGAAGATGGCCACGCTCAAGGCGTACTACGACACCATCGTGGAGGACGCGCTCAAGCACGGCTTCGTGACCACCCTGGCCGGACGCCGCCGCCTCCTGCCCGAGCTCCACTCCCGCAACAACCAACTCTCGTCCCAGGCCCGCCGCCAAGCGGTCAACACGGTCATCCAGGGCTCGGCCGCCGACATCATCAAAATGGCCATGGTCCAGGCCCACAAGGACAAAACCCTCAAAGAACTCAACGCCCGCCTCATCCTCCAGGTCCACGACGAACTGATCATCGAGGCCCCCGAAGCCAACATCGAGGCAGCGGGCGCGCGCTTAATGGAGATCATGCAGAACGTCGCCAAGCTGGACGTCCCGCTCAAGGTCGATATGGGCGTGGGGAAGAATTGGGCGGAGGC